The following proteins come from a genomic window of Streptomyces sp. GS7:
- the ahcY gene encoding adenosylhomocysteinase yields MTTAATGQDFKVADLSLAAFGRKEITLAEHEMPGLMAIRKEYAATQPLAGARVTGSLHMTVQTAVLIETLVALGAEVRWASCNIFSTQDHAAAAIAVGPHGTPENPQGVPVFAWKGETLEEYWWCTEQALTWPNSPTGGPNMILDDGGDATLLVHKGVEYEKDGKVPGIETAESDEHRAILELLTRTLADAPQKWTRLASEIRGVTEETTTGVHRLYEMQRDGDLLFPAINVNDAVTKSKFDNKYGCRHSLVDGINRATDVLIGGKTAVVCGYGDVGKGCAESLRGQGARVIITEIDPICALQAAMDGYQVTTLDEVVETADIFVTTTGNKDIILASDMARMKHQAIVGNIGHFDNEIDMAGLAKLPGIVKDEVKPQVHTWTHPDGKVLIVLSEGRLLNLGNATGHPSFVMSNSFADQTLAQIELFTKPEEYPTDVYVLPKHLDEKVARLHLDALGVKLTTLRPEQAAYIGVEVEGPFKPDHYRY; encoded by the coding sequence ATGACGACAGCAGCCACCGGCCAGGACTTCAAGGTCGCCGACCTTTCCCTCGCCGCCTTCGGCCGCAAGGAGATCACCCTCGCCGAGCACGAGATGCCCGGCCTGATGGCGATCCGCAAGGAGTACGCCGCGACCCAGCCGCTCGCCGGCGCCCGGGTCACCGGCTCGCTGCACATGACCGTGCAGACCGCCGTCCTGATCGAGACCCTCGTGGCGCTCGGCGCCGAGGTCCGCTGGGCCTCCTGCAACATCTTCTCCACCCAGGACCACGCCGCCGCGGCCATCGCGGTCGGTCCCCACGGCACCCCCGAGAACCCCCAGGGCGTCCCGGTCTTCGCCTGGAAGGGCGAGACCCTGGAGGAGTACTGGTGGTGCACGGAGCAGGCGCTGACCTGGCCCAACTCGCCCACCGGCGGCCCGAACATGATCCTCGACGACGGCGGTGACGCCACCCTCCTCGTCCACAAGGGCGTCGAGTACGAGAAGGACGGCAAGGTCCCCGGGATCGAGACCGCCGAGAGCGACGAGCACCGCGCCATCCTGGAGCTGCTCACCCGCACCCTCGCCGACGCCCCGCAGAAGTGGACCAGGCTCGCCTCCGAGATCCGCGGCGTGACCGAGGAGACCACCACCGGCGTCCACCGCCTCTACGAGATGCAGCGCGACGGCGACCTGCTCTTCCCGGCGATCAACGTGAACGACGCCGTGACCAAGTCGAAGTTCGACAACAAGTACGGCTGCCGGCACTCCCTCGTCGACGGCATCAACCGCGCCACCGACGTCCTCATCGGCGGCAAGACCGCCGTCGTCTGCGGCTACGGCGACGTCGGCAAGGGCTGCGCGGAGTCCCTCCGCGGCCAGGGCGCCCGCGTGATCATCACCGAGATCGACCCCATCTGCGCCCTCCAGGCCGCGATGGACGGCTACCAGGTCACCACCCTCGACGAGGTCGTCGAGACCGCCGACATCTTCGTCACCACCACCGGAAACAAGGACATCATCCTCGCCTCCGACATGGCGCGGATGAAGCACCAGGCGATCGTCGGCAACATCGGCCACTTCGACAACGAGATCGACATGGCCGGCCTCGCCAAGCTCCCCGGCATCGTCAAGGACGAGGTCAAGCCGCAGGTCCACACCTGGACCCACCCGGACGGCAAGGTCCTGATCGTGCTGTCCGAGGGCCGCCTGCTCAACCTGGGCAACGCCACCGGCCACCCGTCCTTCGTGATGTCCAACTCCTTCGCGGACCAGACCCTGGCCCAGATCGAGCTGTTCACCAAGCCCGAGGAATACCCCACCGACGTCTACGTGCTCCCCAAGCACCTCGACGAGAAGGTCGCCCGCCTCCACCTGGACGCACTGGGCGTCAAGCTCACCACCCTGCGCCCGGAGCAGGCCGCCTACATCGGCGTCGAGGTCGAAGGCCCCTTCAAGCCCGACCACTACCGCTACTGA
- a CDS encoding stage II sporulation protein M, translating into MDLDVFVTAHGAEWDRLETLLSRKRRLTGTEADELVALYQRTTTHLSLLLSSAPDPALTGRLTSLVARARSKVTGARTSSWRDAARFFTTSFPAAVYRLRHWWIPTAILSVTVAALLGWWIAAHPEVQAALGAPQDLRDMTRPGGEYETYYSSHPAAAFAAQVWTNNAQAVALCLVLGAFLGLPVLWVLFQNMLNLGAGLGLMSSAGRLDTFLGLILPHGLLELTAVFVAAGIGLRLGWTVIDPGPRTRRTALAEEGRTALGVAIGLAAVLFISGAIEGFVTPSGLPTWARIGIGVLAELAFLTYVYVLGGRAVRAGETGDITQDDRAALLPTAA; encoded by the coding sequence ATGGACCTGGACGTCTTCGTTACGGCCCACGGCGCCGAATGGGACCGCCTGGAAACCCTGCTGAGCCGCAAACGCCGCCTCACCGGCACCGAGGCCGACGAACTCGTCGCCCTCTACCAGCGCACCACCACCCACCTCTCCCTCCTCCTCTCCAGCGCCCCCGACCCCGCGCTGACCGGCCGCCTGACCTCCCTCGTGGCCCGCGCCCGCAGCAAGGTCACCGGCGCCCGCACGTCCTCCTGGCGCGACGCCGCCCGCTTCTTCACCACGTCCTTCCCCGCCGCCGTCTACCGCCTGCGCCACTGGTGGATCCCCACCGCGATCCTCTCCGTCACCGTCGCCGCGCTCCTCGGCTGGTGGATAGCCGCCCACCCGGAAGTCCAGGCCGCCCTGGGCGCCCCCCAGGACCTGCGCGACATGACCCGCCCCGGCGGCGAGTACGAGACGTACTACTCCAGCCACCCCGCCGCGGCCTTCGCCGCCCAGGTATGGACGAACAACGCCCAGGCCGTCGCCCTCTGCCTGGTCCTCGGCGCCTTCCTCGGCCTCCCCGTCCTCTGGGTGCTCTTCCAGAACATGCTCAACCTCGGTGCGGGCCTGGGCCTGATGTCCTCCGCGGGCCGCCTCGACACCTTCCTGGGACTGATCCTCCCGCACGGCCTCCTCGAACTGACCGCCGTCTTCGTCGCCGCCGGCATCGGCCTCCGCCTGGGCTGGACCGTCATCGACCCGGGCCCGCGCACCCGCCGCACGGCCCTGGCAGAAGAGGGCCGCACCGCCCTGGGCGTCGCCATCGGCCTGGCTGCTGTCCTCTTCATCTCCGGCGCCATCGAAGGCTTCGTCACCCCCTCCGGCCTCCCCACCTGGGCCCGCATCGGCATCGGCGTCCTCGCCGAGCTGGCATTCCTCACCTACGTCTACGTCCTGGGCGGCCGCGCCGTACGGGCCGGCGAGACCGGCGACATCACCCAGGACGACCGAGCTGCCCTCCTCCCCACCGCCGCCTGA
- a CDS encoding RDD family protein, giving the protein MSQLVTGEAVVLGLRPARLASRGLAVVVDLAVAWGTYIAVTMLMVSATSSMDGAVVAAVTVATFLLVQVGIPIVVETLSHGRSLGKLICGLRVVREDGGPIRFRHALVRGAMGAVEIVMTMGVVASVASLVSARGRRLGDVFAGTLVIRERVPEAEAGGVVLPAAPSWLAGELGSLDLSRVPDGWWLAVRQYLTRLGELDPQAGAAMAGRLVEDLRGFTGVAVPAGVDVAVYLAAVVAERQGRESRRAFGAPVGAVAPGAVVSAVAHFEVAGPGAEVALSPGGGRGVSADGAGWVAPGGAAAGDGVGGPAGAVSRAAAGEVGRTEADGGPGGGQAPRTGFAPPV; this is encoded by the coding sequence GTGAGTCAGCTCGTTACGGGTGAAGCGGTGGTGCTGGGGCTGCGGCCGGCCAGGCTGGCGAGTCGGGGGCTGGCGGTGGTGGTCGATCTGGCCGTGGCCTGGGGGACGTACATCGCGGTGACGATGCTGATGGTGAGTGCGACGTCCTCGATGGACGGTGCGGTGGTGGCGGCGGTGACGGTGGCGACCTTCCTGCTGGTGCAGGTGGGGATCCCGATCGTGGTCGAGACGTTGAGCCACGGCCGGTCGCTGGGGAAGCTGATCTGCGGGCTGCGGGTGGTGCGGGAGGACGGCGGGCCGATCCGGTTCCGGCATGCGCTGGTGCGGGGGGCGATGGGGGCCGTCGAGATCGTGATGACGATGGGGGTCGTGGCCTCTGTCGCGTCGCTGGTGTCGGCGCGGGGGCGCCGGCTGGGCGATGTGTTCGCGGGGACGCTGGTCATACGGGAGCGGGTGCCGGAGGCGGAGGCCGGCGGGGTGGTGCTGCCGGCGGCGCCTTCGTGGCTGGCGGGGGAGCTCGGGTCGTTGGATCTGTCGCGGGTGCCGGACGGGTGGTGGCTGGCGGTGCGGCAGTACCTGACGCGGCTGGGGGAGCTGGATCCGCAGGCGGGCGCGGCGATGGCCGGGCGGCTGGTGGAGGACCTGCGGGGGTTCACGGGGGTGGCGGTGCCGGCAGGGGTGGATGTGGCGGTGTATCTGGCCGCGGTGGTGGCCGAGCGGCAGGGGCGGGAGTCGCGGCGGGCGTTCGGGGCGCCGGTGGGGGCGGTGGCCCCGGGTGCGGTGGTTTCCGCGGTGGCGCACTTCGAGGTTGCGGGGCCGGGGGCAGAGGTGGCGTTGTCGCCGGGGGGTGGGCGCGGTGTGTCCGCGGACGGTGCGGGGTGGGTGGCGCCCGGGGGTGCGGCGGCGGGCGACGGCGTGGGCGGGCCGGCGGGTGCGGTGTCGCGGGCGGCTGCGGGTGAGGTGGGGCGTACGGAGGCCGATGGCGGGCCGGGGGGCGGGCAGGCGCCTCGTACGGGGTTCGCGCCGCCGGTATGA